The following are from one region of the Mycolicibacterium helvum genome:
- a CDS encoding acyl-CoA carboxylase subunit beta: MSNAQDWQETLHDLSRRRQHAHAMGGEERVTKHHAKGKLDARARIDHLLDPGTFQEFGTLVGGEIAADGLVAGAGRIDGTPVMVGAEDFTTLAGSIGPGGNAKRYRLAELALRSKIPLVMLLEGAGFRAAGGEHYGRTPTDLIAQARCSGKVPTISAILGPSAGHGALVAPVCDFSIMSNQGAIFTAGPPVVKEATGEDISKEELGGPTVALPSGVVHNYAETDQAVLDDIRRYLSYFPSSAWSYPPTRLFDENAGPRPTPELLDIVSRDNRNIYDMRGVLDVVFDDTDWLEIQPKFGTAIICALAHLGGYPVAVVANQPTELAGSIDSDAADKAAHFIMVADSFHLPLVFLADNPGMLPGGQSERSGVLRSGARMFVAQTAATTLKLHVTLRKAFGFGSMVMSLLGFDNQVATFAYPGATMGAMSAAALSRASHADEDVTETLKNMELEASYRSAGSLGFDELIAPEETRNALLLALQRGVFSRQEVAEPVNRTAITP, from the coding sequence ATGAGCAACGCGCAGGACTGGCAGGAGACGCTCCACGACTTGAGTCGCCGCCGTCAACACGCGCACGCGATGGGCGGTGAGGAGCGCGTCACCAAACACCACGCCAAGGGAAAACTCGACGCCCGAGCTCGAATCGACCACCTCCTCGACCCCGGCACGTTCCAGGAGTTCGGCACCCTGGTTGGTGGCGAGATCGCCGCCGACGGACTCGTTGCCGGCGCCGGTCGCATCGACGGAACGCCGGTGATGGTCGGCGCTGAGGATTTCACCACCCTGGCCGGCAGTATCGGCCCCGGCGGCAACGCCAAGCGTTATCGCCTCGCCGAACTCGCGCTGCGCAGCAAGATCCCGTTGGTGATGCTGTTGGAGGGCGCCGGTTTCCGCGCCGCGGGCGGTGAGCACTACGGCCGCACCCCGACCGATCTGATCGCCCAGGCGCGATGCTCCGGCAAGGTCCCCACCATATCCGCGATCCTCGGCCCGTCCGCCGGCCACGGCGCACTTGTCGCCCCAGTCTGCGACTTCTCCATCATGAGTAATCAGGGGGCGATCTTCACCGCCGGTCCCCCGGTCGTGAAAGAGGCTACCGGAGAGGATATCTCGAAGGAGGAACTTGGCGGTCCGACCGTCGCGCTACCCAGCGGCGTCGTGCACAACTATGCCGAGACCGACCAGGCGGTACTCGACGACATCCGGCGCTATCTGTCTTATTTCCCTTCCAGCGCATGGTCGTATCCCCCAACGCGGCTGTTCGACGAGAACGCTGGTCCGCGCCCCACCCCGGAACTACTCGACATTGTCTCCCGGGACAACCGCAACATCTACGACATGCGAGGCGTTCTCGACGTCGTTTTCGACGACACGGACTGGCTGGAGATACAGCCGAAGTTCGGCACAGCCATCATCTGCGCACTCGCCCATCTGGGCGGGTATCCGGTCGCGGTCGTCGCGAACCAGCCCACCGAACTGGCTGGCTCCATCGACTCCGATGCTGCCGACAAGGCCGCGCATTTCATCATGGTCGCCGACTCCTTCCACCTGCCGCTCGTCTTCCTAGCGGACAATCCCGGCATGCTGCCGGGCGGCCAGTCCGAGCGCAGTGGCGTACTGCGAAGCGGCGCAAGGATGTTCGTTGCCCAGACCGCGGCCACCACACTGAAACTCCACGTCACGCTGCGGAAGGCCTTCGGCTTCGGCTCAATGGTCATGTCGCTGCTGGGTTTCGACAATCAGGTGGCGACATTCGCCTACCCGGGGGCAACCATGGGGGCGATGAGCGCGGCCGCGCTGAGCCGGGCCTCGCACGCCGACGAGGATGTCACGGAGACCCTGAAGAACATGGAGCTCGAGGCGTCATACCGCTCGGCGGGCAGTCTCGGCTTCGACGAGCTGATCGCGCCGGAGGAAACCCGCAACGCCCTACTGCTCGCACTGCAGCGCGGTGTCTTCAGCCGTCAGGAAGTCGCTGAACCGGTGAACCGGACAGCCATCACACCCTAG
- a CDS encoding LLM class F420-dependent oxidoreductase — protein MGEVGGLKVDRGVISRLSAVSAAAREAERLGYDGCWTAEINHDPFLPLTLAAEHTTQIELGTSIAVAFARNPMTVATIGWDLQDFSQGRLLLGLGTQIKPHIEKRFSMPWSRPARRMREFILALHAIWDCWRDGTKLSFDGDFYTHRLMTPMFVPEWHPYGSPKIVIAAVGELMTEVCGEVADGLIAHAFTTKRYFDEVTIPALQRGMAKTGRARADFQVMAPVFVVTGFDEAEIATAAAASRKQIAFYASTPAYRKVLELHGWGELQTDLHRLSLEGQWDAMATLIDDEILSTFAVVAPLDDLAAALRERCDGIIDRVMVGLPSSASEETVRAFLDEVRAS, from the coding sequence ATGGGCGAGGTCGGCGGTCTCAAGGTCGACCGGGGTGTGATCAGCCGGCTCTCCGCCGTCAGTGCTGCGGCGCGCGAGGCGGAGCGACTCGGTTACGACGGATGCTGGACCGCTGAGATCAATCACGATCCGTTCCTGCCGCTCACCCTGGCTGCCGAGCACACCACTCAGATTGAACTGGGGACCAGCATCGCGGTGGCGTTTGCCCGAAATCCGATGACGGTGGCCACCATCGGTTGGGATCTTCAGGACTTCTCCCAGGGGCGGCTGCTGCTCGGGCTGGGCACCCAGATCAAGCCGCACATCGAGAAGCGGTTCAGTATGCCGTGGAGCCGGCCGGCCCGCCGGATGCGCGAGTTCATCCTTGCGCTGCATGCGATTTGGGATTGCTGGCGGGACGGCACCAAACTCAGCTTCGACGGCGACTTCTACACCCACCGCCTGATGACACCGATGTTCGTGCCGGAGTGGCACCCGTATGGGTCACCGAAGATCGTGATCGCGGCGGTTGGTGAGTTGATGACGGAGGTGTGCGGCGAGGTCGCCGACGGACTGATCGCGCATGCATTTACGACCAAGCGGTATTTCGACGAGGTGACAATCCCGGCGCTGCAGCGGGGGATGGCCAAAACCGGGCGCGCGCGGGCCGATTTCCAGGTGATGGCACCGGTTTTCGTGGTCACGGGTTTCGACGAGGCGGAGATCGCCACGGCCGCGGCGGCGAGTCGCAAGCAGATTGCGTTCTATGCGTCCACGCCTGCGTACCGGAAGGTGTTGGAGCTCCACGGCTGGGGCGAATTGCAGACCGATTTGCACCGGCTCTCGCTGGAAGGCCAGTGGGATGCCATGGCCACGCTGATCGATGACGAGATTCTGTCGACGTTCGCCGTTGTGGCGCCGCTCGACGACTTGGCGGCGGCGCTGCGCGAGCGTTGCGACGGCATCATCGACCGGGTGATGGTCGGGCTGCCGTCATCGGCGTCGGAGGAGACCGTGCGCGCGTTCCTGGACGAGGTCCGCGCCAGCTGA
- a CDS encoding HNH endonuclease signature motif containing protein, with the protein MGSSNAVRDALTAAVDIVAALDFDALDPPERFAALELIETQQRRLTAISHAGVAKLEQFEGCPPVGIALADVLRISPREARRRIRDAEQLAPRTTLIGEPLAPVLKETSTAWRDGQLDGEHLRVIQKFFRDLPDHVPPVEVEKAEASLAEHAVNLRPDQLEKVAYRLALHLNPDGTFSDEDRARKRGFVWCGGQQVDGMSVGRLIADPELRSELDAWFAKFAAPGVCNPADGSPTVTPTDEVAGRDLRSYGQRQHDALKALVRGQLGDPKFGQHNGLPVTVIVTATLQDIQNKTGHGVTASGVVMPISDVIRTGAHAYHYLALFDGVNGRPLWLGRTKRIASADQRIILHARDRGCTRPGCDAPGYHSVVHHAAQDWKNGGTTDINDLTLACPPDNQLVETGGWDTRILPNGQTEWIPPPGLPMLKGGTNTYHHPDRLLPKALDP; encoded by the coding sequence ATGGGTTCGAGTAATGCGGTGCGCGACGCGCTCACCGCTGCGGTCGACATTGTGGCCGCTCTCGATTTCGACGCACTCGACCCGCCCGAACGCTTCGCAGCGTTGGAGCTGATCGAGACCCAGCAGCGTCGCCTGACGGCGATCTCACATGCCGGGGTGGCCAAGTTGGAGCAGTTCGAGGGCTGCCCGCCGGTGGGGATTGCGTTGGCTGATGTGTTGCGGATCAGTCCGCGGGAAGCGCGGCGGCGGATCCGCGACGCCGAGCAGTTGGCACCGCGGACGACGTTGATCGGGGAGCCGTTGGCGCCGGTGCTGAAAGAGACGTCGACGGCCTGGCGCGACGGGCAGCTTGATGGCGAGCATCTGCGGGTGATTCAGAAGTTCTTCCGCGACCTGCCCGATCACGTGCCCCCGGTTGAGGTCGAGAAGGCCGAGGCGTCGTTGGCAGAGCATGCCGTGAATCTGCGGCCCGACCAATTGGAGAAGGTCGCCTACCGGCTGGCGCTGCATCTGAACCCGGATGGCACGTTCTCCGACGAGGACCGGGCCCGCAAGCGCGGGTTCGTGTGGTGTGGCGGCCAGCAGGTGGACGGGATGAGCGTGGGCCGGCTGATCGCCGACCCGGAGTTGCGCTCGGAACTGGACGCGTGGTTCGCGAAGTTCGCCGCCCCGGGTGTGTGCAACCCCGCCGATGGGTCTCCGACCGTCACTCCCACTGACGAGGTGGCCGGGCGGGATCTGCGCAGTTATGGCCAGCGTCAGCATGACGCTCTTAAAGCGCTGGTGCGCGGACAACTCGGGGATCCGAAGTTCGGTCAGCACAACGGCTTACCGGTCACGGTGATCGTGACCGCCACGCTGCAGGACATCCAGAACAAAACCGGACACGGGGTCACCGCCAGCGGAGTGGTGATGCCGATCTCGGACGTGATCCGCACGGGTGCCCACGCGTACCACTACCTGGCGCTCTTCGACGGAGTCAACGGACGGCCGTTGTGGCTGGGCCGCACCAAGCGGATCGCGTCTGCTGATCAACGAATCATCCTGCACGCCAGGGATCGTGGCTGCACTAGGCCCGGTTGTGATGCGCCCGGATATCACAGCGTGGTTCATCACGCCGCCCAAGACTGGAAGAACGGCGGCACCACCGATATCAACGACCTCACCCTGGCCTGCCCACCCGACAACCAACTCGTCGAAACCGGCGGCTGGGACACCCGAATACTGCCCAACGGTCAAACCGAGTGGATCCCACCACCAGGGCTGCCCATGCTCAAAGGCGGCACCAACACCTACCACCACCCCGACCGCCTCCTGCCCAAAGCTCTCGATCCGTGA
- a CDS encoding alkene reductase, with translation MTFTLADDAALLQPITIGSSTARNRLFMAPLTRSRAQADGTPSDLQVEYYAQRASAGLIITEATAISQVGNGAYVNTPGIYTDRHQEKWAEVASAVHARDGLMFMQIWHVGRMAHPDINGAESVAPSPIAADLLAHTPSGKKPLPVPRALGSDEIPGVVAQFRAAARRAVDAGLDGVEIHSANGYLLHQFLSDTANTRTDRYGGSAQNRARLTAEVVEAVADEIGAGRVGLRISPGNGAGGVNEIDAVSAYEALLHRISPLELAYLHVLINPDAAEFGVVRALWPGPFVLNTGRDIDTSFCQLENLVDWGVISAAAVGRAYLANPDLIDRLRTGAELTAPDVATFYSPGAAGYVDYPTLAPTV, from the coding sequence ATGACGTTCACCCTGGCCGACGATGCAGCCCTGCTCCAGCCGATCACCATCGGGTCGAGCACTGCCCGGAATCGGCTGTTCATGGCGCCGTTGACGCGCTCGCGCGCCCAGGCCGACGGCACGCCCAGCGACCTGCAGGTCGAGTACTACGCACAGCGTGCGTCCGCGGGGCTGATCATCACCGAAGCCACAGCCATCTCCCAGGTGGGTAACGGTGCCTACGTCAACACCCCTGGCATCTACACCGATCGACACCAGGAGAAGTGGGCTGAGGTCGCGTCGGCCGTCCATGCCAGGGACGGGCTGATGTTCATGCAGATCTGGCACGTCGGCCGGATGGCCCACCCAGATATCAACGGCGCCGAGTCGGTGGCGCCCTCACCGATCGCAGCCGATCTGTTGGCGCACACGCCGTCCGGCAAGAAACCGCTCCCGGTGCCCCGAGCCCTCGGCAGCGACGAAATCCCCGGTGTGGTGGCACAATTCCGCGCCGCCGCGCGTCGTGCCGTCGATGCCGGACTCGATGGTGTCGAAATCCATTCCGCCAACGGCTATCTGCTACACCAGTTCCTCTCCGATACTGCCAACACCCGCACCGACCGTTACGGTGGCTCTGCGCAGAACCGCGCGCGACTGACCGCCGAGGTCGTCGAAGCGGTGGCTGACGAGATCGGGGCTGGCCGGGTCGGGTTGCGCATCTCGCCGGGAAACGGCGCCGGCGGTGTCAACGAGATTGACGCCGTCTCGGCCTACGAGGCTCTGCTGCACAGGATCTCGCCGCTCGAGCTGGCGTATCTGCACGTCCTGATCAACCCGGACGCCGCTGAATTCGGCGTGGTGCGGGCGCTATGGCCAGGGCCGTTCGTCCTCAACACCGGCCGCGATATCGACACCAGCTTCTGTCAGCTCGAGAATCTCGTCGACTGGGGTGTCATCAGCGCGGCCGCCGTCGGCCGGGCCTATCTGGCCAACCCCGACCTCATCGACCGGCTGCGCACCGGCGCCGAACTGACCGCGCCGGACGTCGCTACGTTCTACTCGCCGGGTGCTGCGGGCTACGTCGACTACCCGACGCTGGCGCCGACCGTCTGA
- a CDS encoding DUF2834 domain-containing protein: MTLLVHAVLAVLVIAWIIGSNSSIFRRPASGPAVSALEILYYVVGLASIVLGWYFNIQFVHQYADGSGNVFTGAGSWWQFITLGYDNPAAASASQDYTIGNVILLPLFTIIDGYRRGIRRPWLFFVSSLFTSFAFAWAFYLATVERQRLQEKSAQTVGASVG, translated from the coding sequence ATGACGCTCCTCGTGCATGCAGTGTTGGCTGTCCTCGTCATCGCATGGATCATCGGGTCCAATTCATCGATCTTCCGGCGGCCCGCCAGTGGGCCCGCGGTCAGTGCGCTCGAGATCCTCTACTACGTTGTCGGACTCGCGTCGATCGTGCTGGGCTGGTACTTCAACATCCAGTTCGTGCACCAGTACGCCGACGGCAGCGGGAACGTCTTCACCGGCGCGGGCAGCTGGTGGCAGTTCATCACGCTGGGGTACGACAACCCCGCCGCGGCATCAGCCAGCCAGGACTACACGATCGGCAATGTCATCCTGCTGCCGTTGTTCACGATCATCGACGGTTACCGCCGCGGGATTCGCCGGCCGTGGCTGTTCTTCGTCTCCAGCCTGTTCACCAGCTTCGCGTTCGCCTGGGCGTTCTACCTCGCCACTGTGGAACGCCAGCGGCTACAAGAGAAGTCAGCTCAGACGGTCGGCGCCAGCGTCGGGTAG
- a CDS encoding TetR/AcrR family transcriptional regulator, with product MVRPAQTARSERTRDALRRAALVRFLAQGVEDTSAEQIADDAGVSLRTFYRHFTSKHDLLFADYDVGLEWFRAALQARSPGESIIESVQSAIDASPYDPEAVAQIAALRAKELDAGRIVRHTRQVEAEFADAIADQLSMSTPPATPDERLRVIVTARCIAAAVFGAMELWMVGEDTSLAELARLCRTALESLRDGIVGD from the coding sequence GTGGTTCGACCTGCTCAGACGGCGCGCAGCGAGCGCACTCGCGACGCGCTGCGGCGTGCCGCCCTGGTGCGCTTCCTCGCTCAAGGTGTCGAAGACACCTCGGCCGAGCAGATCGCTGATGACGCCGGCGTCTCGCTGCGCACCTTCTATCGGCACTTCACCTCCAAACACGATCTGCTGTTCGCCGACTACGACGTCGGCCTGGAGTGGTTCCGTGCCGCACTACAGGCCCGCTCCCCGGGGGAGTCGATCATCGAATCGGTGCAATCGGCCATTGACGCCTCGCCGTATGACCCGGAGGCCGTCGCTCAGATCGCCGCGCTGCGGGCCAAGGAACTCGACGCCGGCCGCATCGTCCGCCACACCCGGCAGGTGGAGGCCGAGTTCGCCGATGCGATCGCCGACCAGCTGTCGATGAGCACCCCACCGGCCACACCCGACGAGCGGCTGCGCGTCATCGTCACCGCCCGGTGCATCGCCGCAGCCGTCTTCGGCGCCATGGAGCTGTGGATGGTCGGCGAGGACACCTCGCTGGCCGAGCTCGCGCGACTGTGCCGCACCGCGCTGGAGTCGCTTCGTGACGGGATCGTCGGAGACTAG
- a CDS encoding GNAT family N-acetyltransferase, giving the protein MRRLAATSFGSFADPDTVATWQAMTSPESVVLACDGADVVGMSMVLDLEMTVPGGQLLPMAGVTWVAVAPTHRRRGVLRAMFAELHRRMVDAQYPLLGLLASEATIYGRFGYGPATIENTLRVDRRATQMHPGVPQPGGVRIVDPAQHRDALVDIYDRWRRHTPGGLHTPAVLWDEVLADRESGRHGGSQLFTLLHSDGFAMYRTHTTDTSRSVEITKFTAVTSIARIALWQALLGLDLMETITVNTYPEDPLPYLLTDPRQARMVGSEDALWLRIADIPTVLEARSYSRDVAVTVEVSDGELGGGGRFDLSIDDGRARCVPSEASPDVHVDLSVLGSIYLGVHRPSAFARAHRLRCDSPSLLAHLDLAFASAVPAELGYGF; this is encoded by the coding sequence ATGAGGAGGTTGGCGGCCACGTCGTTCGGGTCCTTTGCCGACCCGGACACCGTGGCCACGTGGCAGGCCATGACGTCACCGGAGAGTGTCGTGCTGGCTTGCGACGGAGCGGACGTCGTCGGGATGTCGATGGTGCTGGACCTGGAGATGACGGTGCCCGGCGGCCAGCTGCTGCCGATGGCGGGTGTCACCTGGGTGGCGGTCGCTCCCACCCATCGGCGTCGCGGCGTGCTGCGCGCGATGTTCGCCGAATTGCACCGGCGGATGGTCGATGCGCAGTACCCACTCTTGGGGCTGCTCGCCAGCGAGGCCACCATCTACGGCCGGTTCGGCTACGGCCCGGCCACCATCGAGAACACCCTCCGCGTCGATCGGCGCGCGACGCAGATGCATCCTGGTGTACCGCAGCCCGGCGGGGTCCGGATCGTCGACCCGGCCCAGCACCGCGACGCATTGGTCGACATCTACGACCGCTGGCGACGGCACACGCCGGGTGGATTGCATACCCCGGCGGTGCTGTGGGACGAGGTCCTGGCCGACCGCGAATCCGGACGGCATGGCGGCAGCCAACTTTTCACGCTCCTGCACAGCGACGGCTTCGCCATGTACCGGACCCACACCACCGACACCAGCAGGTCGGTGGAGATCACCAAGTTCACCGCGGTCACCAGCATCGCCCGCATCGCCCTGTGGCAGGCACTGCTCGGGCTGGACCTGATGGAAACCATCACCGTCAACACCTACCCAGAAGACCCGCTGCCCTACCTGCTCACCGACCCACGACAGGCGCGCATGGTCGGCAGCGAGGACGCACTGTGGCTTCGAATCGCCGATATACCAACAGTTTTGGAAGCCCGCTCGTATTCTCGGGACGTCGCAGTCACCGTGGAGGTGTCCGACGGAGAGCTCGGCGGTGGCGGACGGTTCGATCTGTCCATCGACGACGGACGGGCACGCTGTGTGCCGAGCGAGGCCAGCCCCGATGTGCACGTGGATCTATCGGTGCTGGGCAGCATCTACCTCGGCGTTCATCGGCCGTCAGCGTTCGCGCGCGCGCATCGACTCCGGTGTGACAGCCCAAGCCTGCTTGCTCACCTTGACCTCGCGTTCGCTTCCGCGGTTCCCGCCGAGCTGGGTTACGGGTTCTGA
- a CDS encoding nuclear transport factor 2 family protein gives MHAFRAAVEAGDFGALPALCAPDVVFRSPIAHKPYHGRDQIGVILRAVSRVFADLTYIKEIGGEGQADHALVFTAKVGDLEINGCDFLHVREDGLIDEFTVMLRPLKAVTAFAERMAVEFEKEMAAAGLT, from the coding sequence ATGCATGCATTTCGCGCCGCCGTCGAAGCCGGTGATTTCGGTGCCCTGCCCGCCCTGTGCGCCCCTGACGTGGTCTTCCGCAGCCCCATCGCCCACAAGCCGTACCACGGCCGCGACCAGATCGGCGTCATCCTGCGGGCGGTATCGCGAGTGTTCGCCGACCTGACCTACATCAAGGAGATCGGCGGCGAGGGCCAGGCCGACCATGCGCTGGTGTTCACCGCCAAGGTCGGCGACCTCGAGATCAACGGCTGCGATTTCCTGCACGTCCGCGAGGACGGGCTGATCGACGAGTTCACCGTGATGCTGCGCCCGCTCAAGGCGGTTACCGCATTCGCCGAGCGGATGGCTGTCGAATTTGAAAAGGAAATGGCCGCGGCCGGATTGACGTAA
- a CDS encoding UBP-type zinc finger domain-containing protein has product MAEAVDPSVPPSGTGCVECEAAGGWWVHLRRCAACGHIGCCDDSLMRHAAAHWRESGHPIIRSFEPGEDWFWDYQTGEYYDGPDLAPPESRPSEETTPGPRGRVPTDWVEILRNRAD; this is encoded by the coding sequence ATGGCTGAAGCGGTCGATCCATCGGTTCCACCAAGCGGCACGGGCTGCGTCGAATGTGAAGCCGCCGGTGGCTGGTGGGTGCACCTGCGTCGCTGTGCGGCCTGCGGTCACATCGGCTGCTGCGACGATTCGCTGATGCGGCACGCTGCCGCGCACTGGCGCGAGAGCGGGCATCCGATCATCCGGTCGTTCGAGCCGGGTGAGGACTGGTTCTGGGACTACCAGACAGGCGAGTACTACGACGGGCCGGACCTGGCCCCACCAGAGAGCCGGCCATCGGAGGAGACCACCCCGGGCCCGCGCGGGCGGGTGCCGACCGACTGGGTGGAGATCCTGCGCAACCGCGCGGACTGA
- a CDS encoding MlaE family ABC transporter permease, translated as MSIAWSKPVLSVGDFVVLVGETFAAMFRRPFAWRELLDQIWFVARVSIVPTVVLSIPYTVLIVFTLNIVLLEVGAGDLAGAGAALASVTQVGPVVTAIVVAGAGSTAMCADLGARTIREEIDAMKVIGVNPIQALVVPRVVAATFVALMLYSVVAVVGLAGSYFFVVYLQHVTPGAFVAGMTLLTGLPQVVVSLAKAFLFGLSAGLIACYKGLSVGGGPTAVGNAVNETVVFAFMALFLINILATAFGVKVAP; from the coding sequence ATGAGCATCGCGTGGTCCAAGCCGGTTTTATCGGTGGGGGACTTCGTCGTCCTGGTCGGTGAGACCTTCGCGGCAATGTTCCGCCGGCCCTTCGCCTGGCGTGAGCTGCTCGACCAGATCTGGTTCGTGGCGCGCGTGTCGATCGTCCCGACGGTGGTGCTGTCCATCCCCTACACCGTGCTCATCGTGTTCACCCTGAACATCGTGCTGCTGGAGGTGGGTGCTGGCGACCTCGCCGGTGCCGGCGCCGCGCTGGCGTCGGTGACGCAGGTGGGTCCGGTCGTGACCGCGATCGTTGTCGCCGGTGCCGGCTCCACCGCGATGTGCGCCGATCTTGGCGCCCGCACGATCCGCGAAGAGATCGACGCCATGAAGGTGATCGGCGTCAATCCCATCCAGGCGCTGGTGGTTCCCCGGGTGGTCGCCGCGACTTTCGTTGCGCTGATGCTGTATTCGGTGGTCGCCGTCGTCGGGCTGGCCGGGAGCTACTTCTTCGTCGTCTACCTCCAGCACGTGACCCCGGGGGCGTTCGTCGCCGGGATGACCCTGCTGACCGGCCTGCCGCAGGTGGTCGTCTCGCTGGCGAAGGCCTTTCTGTTCGGCCTGTCCGCGGGTCTGATCGCCTGCTACAAGGGACTGTCGGTCGGTGGCGGACCGACCGCCGTCGGCAACGCCGTGAACGAGACCGTGGTGTTCGCGTTCATGGCGCTATTCCTGATCAACATCCTGGCGACTGCGTTCGGCGTGAAGGTGGCGCCATGA
- a CDS encoding ABC transporter permease translates to MTARIVESTRRLGEQTAFYGNALAATGEAIRRYPAEVLRLIAVMGMGTGALAVIGGTVVIVGFLTLSTGALIAVQGYNTLSNVGIEALTGFLGAFLNVRFIAPATAGVALAATIGAGATAQLGAMRINEEIDALEVMGIRAVTYLASTRIVAGIIAVVPIYTVAVLMSFLATKFGTTIIYGQSRGVYDHYFTTFLHPTDLLWSFVEALAMAAAVMAVHTYYGYTATGGPAGVGEAVGRAVRTSITAGVFILLTITLSVYGQSGNFHLSG, encoded by the coding sequence ATGACGGCCAGGATCGTCGAATCCACCCGCAGGCTGGGGGAGCAAACTGCGTTCTACGGCAACGCACTGGCCGCCACCGGAGAGGCCATCCGACGTTATCCGGCCGAAGTCTTGCGGCTGATCGCGGTCATGGGGATGGGCACCGGCGCACTGGCGGTCATCGGCGGCACGGTGGTGATCGTCGGCTTCCTCACCCTGTCCACCGGCGCACTGATCGCCGTCCAGGGCTACAACACCCTGTCCAACGTCGGGATCGAGGCCCTCACCGGTTTCCTCGGCGCGTTCCTCAACGTCCGGTTCATCGCCCCGGCCACCGCAGGGGTGGCGCTGGCCGCGACCATCGGCGCCGGTGCCACAGCGCAGCTGGGCGCCATGCGCATCAATGAGGAGATCGACGCGCTGGAGGTGATGGGCATCCGCGCCGTCACCTATCTGGCGTCCACCCGCATCGTCGCGGGCATCATCGCGGTCGTTCCGATCTACACCGTCGCCGTCCTGATGTCGTTTCTGGCCACCAAGTTCGGCACGACGATCATCTACGGCCAGTCCCGCGGGGTCTACGACCACTACTTCACGACGTTCCTGCACCCCACCGACCTGTTGTGGTCATTCGTCGAGGCACTGGCGATGGCCGCTGCGGTCATGGCGGTGCACACCTATTACGGCTATACCGCCACCGGAGGCCCGGCGGGGGTGGGCGAAGCGGTCGGCCGTGCGGTGCGGACATCGATCACCGCGGGCGTTTTCATTCTGTTGACCATCACACTGTCCGTATACGGGCAGTCCGGCAATTTCCATCTGTCGGGGTAG